A region from the Flavobacterium enshiense genome encodes:
- the gldJ gene encoding gliding motility lipoprotein GldJ, protein MKIRRIMTLQMFAALALTVSFTSCSKKGSSKGGSQATGWKINDKKGGFQYNDKFKKQETPPGMVAVEGGTFTMGKVEDDVMHDWNNTPNQQHVQSFYMDETEVTNMMYSEYLFWLKTVFPPDDENYKNIYTGALPDTLVWRNRLGYNETMTNNYLRHPAYGSYPVVGVNWIQATEFSKWRTDRVNEAILEREQYLKKDSKVNEVDASNTFSTEAYLASPSTARGGSEDIVYRGKGAKKGKNTKPQTTKDGKTIEPKNVFAQRSSGIILPEYRLPTEAEWEYAALSLGGIREYNIYKGKKKYPWNGQYTRNGKRAQRGDQLANFKQGKGDYGGVAGWSDDGADITNKVKSYAPNDFGLYDMAGNVAEWVQDVYRPMVDDEANDFNYFRGNVYTKNKIGEDGKVEMVTAENVKYDTLSNGKVMARNFPGQIAQVPVDENETYLRYNFSTSDNRNYRDGDKQSTRYFKFADTDESAGDPKATDGKRMYDSPKHQISVDSLGTMKRQFDKSSKRTTLVNDDARVYKGGSWRDRAYWLDPASRRYYPQDMATDYIGFRCAMSKVGPKDNKKKPRG, encoded by the coding sequence ATGAAAATTAGAAGAATTATGACCTTACAGATGTTTGCAGCGCTTGCGTTGACAGTGTCTTTTACTAGCTGTAGTAAGAAGGGGTCGTCCAAAGGAGGTTCACAGGCAACTGGATGGAAAATCAACGACAAAAAAGGTGGTTTCCAGTACAATGACAAGTTCAAAAAGCAAGAAACCCCTCCAGGAATGGTTGCTGTAGAAGGCGGAACCTTCACTATGGGTAAAGTCGAGGATGACGTAATGCACGACTGGAACAACACACCAAATCAGCAACACGTACAATCATTCTACATGGATGAAACAGAGGTTACCAATATGATGTATTCAGAATACTTATTTTGGTTAAAAACTGTATTCCCTCCAGATGATGAAAATTACAAAAATATCTATACAGGCGCACTACCTGATACTCTAGTTTGGAGAAATCGTTTAGGCTACAACGAAACGATGACAAACAACTACTTAAGACACCCAGCATATGGAAGCTATCCTGTAGTAGGTGTTAACTGGATTCAGGCTACTGAATTCTCTAAGTGGAGAACTGACCGTGTGAATGAGGCTATCCTTGAAAGAGAGCAGTACTTGAAAAAAGACTCTAAAGTAAACGAGGTTGACGCTTCTAACACTTTCAGTACAGAAGCTTATTTAGCAAGTCCATCTACTGCACGTGGTGGTAGCGAAGATATCGTTTACCGTGGAAAAGGCGCTAAGAAAGGAAAAAATACTAAGCCTCAAACTACTAAAGACGGTAAAACTATCGAGCCTAAAAATGTGTTCGCTCAAAGATCTTCTGGGATCATCTTACCAGAGTACCGACTACCAACTGAAGCAGAGTGGGAATATGCTGCTCTATCTTTAGGCGGAATCAGAGAGTACAACATTTACAAAGGGAAAAAGAAATATCCTTGGAACGGACAATACACTCGTAACGGCAAGAGAGCTCAAAGAGGAGATCAATTAGCCAACTTCAAACAAGGTAAAGGAGATTACGGAGGAGTTGCAGGATGGTCTGATGACGGTGCCGATATCACCAACAAAGTTAAATCTTACGCTCCGAATGATTTTGGATTGTACGATATGGCAGGTAACGTTGCAGAATGGGTACAAGACGTTTATCGTCCAATGGTTGATGACGAAGCAAACGACTTCAACTACTTCAGAGGTAACGTTTACACTAAAAACAAAATCGGTGAAGACGGAAAAGTTGAAATGGTTACTGCCGAAAACGTTAAATACGATACTTTAAGCAATGGTAAAGTAATGGCTAGAAATTTCCCTGGTCAGATTGCTCAAGTTCCGGTTGACGAAAACGAAACGTATTTAAGATACAACTTCTCTACTTCTGACAACAGAAACTACAGAGACGGTGACAAACAATCAACTCGTTATTTCAAATTCGCTGATACTGACGAAAGCGCTGGAGATCCAAAAGCTACTGACGGCAAAAGAATGTACGATTCTCCTAAACACCAGATTTCTGTTGACAGTTTAGGAACAATGAAAAGACAGTTCGACAAATCTTCAAAAAGAACCACTCTTGTTAATGACGACGCAAGAGTTTACAAAGGAGGTTCTTGGAGAGACAGAGCTTATTGGTTAGACCCTGCTTCAAGAAGATACTACCCACAAGATATGGCAACAGACTACATCGGTTTCCGTTGCGCAATGTCTAAAGTAGGTCCAAAAGACAACAAGAA